The bacterium nucleotide sequence TCTTCGAGACGCCTCAATTGAGCTGGGTGCCGCCACGCATTGAACATACCTCTCTCTATCTGCATGTACCGTTCTGCCGCAACGGCTGCCCCTATTGTCCCTACACCAAGGTACCTTATGATGAGGCACTCCTGGAGCCCTACACGCGGGCGGCGATTGGTGAGGTGGATTGGTGGGCCGAAACCGTTGGACCTGCCGAAATCATGAGCGTCTATATCGGCGGCGGCACTCCCACACTGGCCATGGAAAGCATCACGAGTGTACTGAAACGTGTGCGCGAGCGTTTCCGTCTTGCAGGTGACATCTGCATCGAGACCAATCCGGCCGATGTGGATAGCAAGACGGTGCAAAAGCTGCATGATGCCGGTGTCAGACTCGTGTCGCTGGGGGTGCAATCTTTCAAGCCTGAGATGCTTGCTGTTCTCGGGCGCGGATACGAACCACAGGTCGCCAGGTATGCGCTGGCTTTGCTTGCAAAGGGCGGTTTCGCTTCGGTTAATGTGGATACTATGTTCGCGTTACCATCTCAGACGGTCGGTGATGTCACTGCAGATCTGGCTCTAGCCGCAGAGCTCGGCGCAAACCAGCTCACGACCTACCCGATCTTCACATTCCCCTACACTTCGGTTGGACAATATCTGCACTTGAACGCAGTCCGCATGCCCAATTTGCGCCGGCGCCGGGCGCAGTACCGGGCCATCAGCGAGTGGTGTGGGCAGCATGGTTTCGAGCGGGTTTCGGTCTGGGGCTTTAAACAGAATGGTGCTCCGCGTTATTCGTCGGTCACTCGGGATGGTTACATCGGCATCGGCCCGGGTGCCGGATCGCACTTGCCGGATGGATTCGTGCTCAATACCTTCGACTTGAACAGTTGGATCAAGGCTGTGAGTGCAGGGGGCTCAGCGATTGCTCTGCGCCTGCCATTTACCAGCGAGATGTCCCGCTGGTGGTGGTTGTACTGGCGC carries:
- a CDS encoding radical SAM protein, which translates into the protein MSRLVTRAARRYFVGAGQRWIFETPQLSWVPPRIEHTSLYLHVPFCRNGCPYCPYTKVPYDEALLEPYTRAAIGEVDWWAETVGPAEIMSVYIGGGTPTLAMESITSVLKRVRERFRLAGDICIETNPADVDSKTVQKLHDAGVRLVSLGVQSFKPEMLAVLGRGYEPQVARYALALLAKGGFASVNVDTMFALPSQTVGDVTADLALAAELGANQLTTYPIFTFPYTSVGQYLHLNAVRMPNLRRRRAQYRAISEWCGQHGFERVSVWGFKQNGAPRYSSVTRDGYIGIGPGAGSHLPDGFVLNTFDLNSWIKAVSAGGSAIALRLPFTSEMSRWWWLYWRFYDTRFSKDDLDAVFGGDSPRVRWWLRVIEQTGLMVQRDGYLKLTEPGAFWLHLAQNHFALNYVNTLWTEARRQHWPQAVAI